Proteins from a single region of Cryptococcus neoformans var. grubii H99 chromosome 5, complete sequence:
- a CDS encoding protein mago nashi, with protein MSTEDLLKDKFYLRYYTGHQGAHGHEFLEFEYSYGRIRYANNSNYRNDSLIRKEMFVSPAVVDELKRIVRESEITKEDDVAWPRKNVVGKQELEVRIDKEHISFETAKIGALAEVNDSSDPDGLRVFYYLIQDLKCFIFALIQMHFKIKPIQS; from the exons ATGTCAACAGAAGACCTTTTGAAAGACAAGTTCTACCTTCG TTACTA CACTGGTCATCAAGGTGCACACGGACACGAGTTCCTGGAGTTCGAATACTCTTACG GACGTATTCGATATGCCAACAATTCCAACTATCGAAATGACAGTCTTATCCGAAAAGAGA TGTTCGTCTCCCCTGCCGTTGTCGACGAATTGAAGAGAATTGTTCGAGAAAGCGAAATCACAAA ggaagatgatgtggcATGGCCTAGGAAGAACGTCGTTGGAAAGCAAGAACTTGAAGTCAGAATAGATAAGGAACATATCTCATTCGAG ACTGCTAAGATTGGTGCCCTTGCGGAAGTGAATGACTCTAGTGATCCTGATGGATTACGAGTATTTTACTACTTGATCCAGGATCTTAAA TGTTTCATTTTTGCTCTCATTCAAATGCACTTCAAGATCAAGCCTA TCCAATCCTAA
- a CDS encoding homocitrate synthase, mitochondrial, with the protein MCPPADEPINAGIDQEMVAVETNTPHISTSSASQVNGTAGTAEAQPPAVKTHKGLYGRASDFLSNTSNWKIIESTLREGEQFANAFFTLETKIKIAKMLDEFGVEYIELTSPAASPESRAHCEAICNLGLKRTKILTHIRCHMDDARLAVETGVDGVDVVIGTSSFLREHSHGKDMTWITKTAIEVIEFVKSKGIEIRFSSEDSFRSELVDLLSIYRTVDKIGVNRVGVADTVGCADARQVYELVRTLRGVVSCDIETHFHNDTGCAIANAYAALEAGATHVDTSILGIGERNGITPLGGLIARMMVADPEYVKRKYNLSMLRELENFVAEAVEVQVPFNNYITGFCAFTHKAGIHAKAILANPSTYEILNPADFGMTRYVSIGHRLTGWNAVKSRVEQLNLKLNDEQVKDATAKIKELADVRTQSMEDVDMILRIYHTGIQSGDLKVGQSAVLDRLLEKHMPSRDNSPSGRSTDSTPAKRQRVGEPSA; encoded by the exons ATGTGCCCTCCCGCAGACGAGCCCATCAACGCCGGCATTGACCAGGAAATGGTCGCCGTTGAAACCAACACCCCCCATatctccacatcctccgCCAGCCAAGTCAACGGCACCGCCGGTACCGCCGAGGCTCAGCCCCCTGCTGTCAAGACCCACAAGGGCTTGTATGGCCGTGCTTCCGACTTCTTGAGCAATACTTCCAACTGGAAG ATCATTGAATCTACATTGCGAGAGGGAGAGCAGTTCGCCAACGCTTTCTTTACCCTCGAGAccaagatcaagattgCCAAGAT GCTTGACGAGTTTGGTGTCGAGTACATTGAGCTTACTTCCCCTGCCGCCTCTCCCGAGTCCCGTGCCCATTGTGAGGCCATCTGCAACCTTGGTTTGAAGAGGACCAAGATTTTAACCCACATTCGATGCCACATGGACGATGCCCGATTGGCTGTTGAGACTGGTGTCGACGGCGTGGACGTTGTCATCGGTACTTCCTCATTTTTGAGGGAGCATTCTCACGGTAAGGACATGACCTGGATTACCAAGAC CGCTATTGAGGTTATTGAGTTCGTCAAGTCCAAGGGTATTGAGATCCGATTCTCCTCCGAGGACTCTTTCCGATCCGAACTCGTCGATTTGCTCTCTATCTACCGGACCGTCGACAAGATCGGTGTCAACCGAGTTGGTGTTGCCGACACTGTTGGTTGTGCCGATGCCCGACAGGTCTACGAACTCGTGAGGACACTGCGAGGTGTTGTCAGCTGTGACATTGAGACTCACTTCCACAACGACACCGGTTGTG CTATTGCCAACGCCTACGCCGCCCTTGAGGCCGGTGCTACCCACGTCGACACCTCTATC CTCGGTATTGGTGAGCGAAATGGTATCACCCCTCTTGGTGGTCTCATCGCCCGAATGATGGTTGCCGACCCTGAGTACGTCAAGAGAAAGTACAACCTCTCTATGCTTCGAGAGCTTGAAAACTTCGTTGCCGAGGCCGTTGAGGTTCAGGTTCCTTT CAACAACTACATTACTGGTTTCTGTGCCTTCACCCACAAGGCCGGTATCCACGCCAAGGCCATCCTTGCCAACCCCTCCACTTACGAAATCCTCAACCCCGCCGACTTCGGTATGACCCGATACGTCTCTATCGGTCACCGATTGACTGGTTGGAACGCCGTTAAGAGCCGAGTTGAGCAACTCAACCTCAAGCTTAATGACGAGCAG GTCAAGGATGCCACCgccaagatcaaggagcTCGCCGATGTTCGAACACAATCTATGGAGGACGTCGACATGATCCTCCGTATCTACCACACTGGTATCCAGAGTGGTGACCTCAAGGTCGGCCAATCCGCCGTCCTCGACCGATTGCTTGAGAAGCACATGCCCTCAAGAGATAACTCTCCCAGCGGCAGGTCCACTGACAGTACTCCCGCCAAGCGTCAACGAGTCGGAGAGCCTTCCGCCTAA
- a CDS encoding ubiquinone biosynthesis monooxygenase Coq7, with amino-acid sequence MFVIKPSSIRGTVAGRLPAYRTLVSHAYCPPPRSSPSKPPSDSEISQSSIEATTETPGNLTEEQKKLIERIIRVDHAGELGANWIYRGQKWAMDVKGDTKTARQVEEMWENERHHLKTLSLLSAQHRARPTLLYPLWQTMAFALGAGTGLMSKEAAMACTEAVETVIGEHYDDQLRELEPMLNPPKDAASSAQPHPSVPLMASILREFRDDELEHLDIAVEEGAQKAPGHSLLSAIVGEGCKLAIKVCQKI; translated from the exons ATGTTCGTCATCAAACCTAGCAGCATTCGGGGAACAGTCGCTGGCAGGCTTCCTGCATACCGTACTCTCGTCTCTCACGCCTACTGCCCCCCTCCTCGATCCTCGCCTTCCAAGCCACCATCCGACTCGGAGATCTCCCAGAGTTCCATTGAGGCGACCACTGAGACACCTGGGAACCTGACGgaagagcagaagaagctcaTTGAGCGAATAATAAGAGTCGATCATGCGGGAGAATTGGGAGCGAACTGGATCTACAGAGGTCAGAAGTGGGCGATGGACGTCAAGGGAGATACCAAAACCGCTCGACAAGTTGAA GAAATGTGGGAGAACGAACGACATCACCTTAAAACTCTTTCATTACTTTCAGCTCAACATCGTGCTCGACCAACCCTTCTCTATCCGCTCTGGCAAACCATGGCTTTCGCTCTTGGTGCCGGTACTGGCCTGATGAGTAAGGAAGCTGCTATGGCGTGTACAGAGGCAGTGGAGACTGTTATTGGAGAGCACTATGACGA CCAACTTCGCGAGCTCGAACCTATGCTTAACCCTCCAAAAGATGCGGCCTCATCAGCTCAGCCCCACCCCTCTGTGCCGCTGATGGCTTCAATACTTCGAGAGTTCCGTGATGATGAGCTCGAACACTTGGACATTGCCGTTGAGGAAGGTGCTCAAAAAGCGCCGGGACATAGTTTGTTAAGCGCCATCGTGGGGGAGGGCTGTAAATTAGCGATTAAAGTCTGTCAGAAGATCTAA